taccccCTCCCGAGGATTGACgacctatttgatcagcttAAAGGAGCCGCAGTCTTTTCGAAACTGGATCTGAGGACGGGATACCACCAACTGAAGGTCAGGGCGGAAGATATCCACAAAACAGCTTTtcggacaagatatggacattatgagttcacAGTGATGCCTTTCGGGCTGACCAACGCACCTGCAGCCTTCATGGACCTAATGAACAGAGTTTTCAAACCATTCCTGGATCAGTTCATAGTAGTAtttattgacgacattctcgtctactcttCCAACGAGCGAGATCACGAAGAGCATCTGCGCATTGCACTTCAGACTTTGAGAGAAAAGGAGCTCTATGCTAAgtttaagaaatgtgagttctggctaaAGAGTGTATCCTTCTTAGGACACGTAATCTCTGAAGCAGGAGTATCAGTGGATCCCAGGAAAGTCGAGGCAATTACAGAGTGGCCGaaacctaagaacgccaccgacatcaggagctttcttggactagcaggttattacaggaagttcgTCGAAGGTTTTTCTTCGATCGCCATACCACTGACGAAACTCACTCAGAAGAATTCCAAGTTCGTCTGGGACGAAGGTTGCGAGAAAAGTTTTCAGACACTAAAAGAAAAGCTCGCATCCACGCCAGTACTAATCTTACCCACAGAAGATAAAGAattcaccatctacagtgacGCATCCAAGGAAGGTCTGGGATGCGTGCTCATGCAAGAGGGAAGAGTGATCGCCTATGCATCGAGGCAGTTGAAACAGCACGAGCAAAACTACCCTACGCATGATCTGGAGCTAGCAGCAGTCGTGTTTGCCTTAAAAATATGgagacactatctctatggcgCCAAGTgcgaaattttcacagatcaccaGAGCCTTAAATACCtattcacccaaaaggaacttaacatgaggcaaagacggTGGATCGAACTTCTGAAGGATTACGATCTGACTATCAgttaccacccgggtaaagcaaaCAAGGTGGCCGATGCTCTGAGTCGGAAAAATGAGAGCAAGATCACCCTGGCCTCACTCTCCGCGAGGCCATGTCTGCAAGAGACTGTAAAGTTAAACCAGGACCGAGACCCTGAGCTAACAAAACTCAAGGGACAAGTTGAAAGTGGGAAGTCTCAAGATCTACAAATCGATGACAGAGGAGTcttatggatgaaaggacgactGTGTGTACCAGACAGCGATAACCTTCGCCAAGAaatactgtcagaagcacacaagtccaaattttcagtccacccagggagtacaaaaatgtacagagatcTTAAGAGCAATttttggtggaatggaatgaaaagagacgtggcagaatttgtcgctaaatgccaagtgtgtcaacaggtcaaagcaGAGCACCAACGACCGGGAGGATTATTGCAACCCCTGGAAATAcgtgaatggaaatgggaacatatctccatggactttgtggtagggTTACCAAAGTCAAGGCAAGGGCAGAACggaatatgggtaatcgtagatagacttaCAAAATCCGCACACTTCCTACCCGTCTGTATGAACTACAATCGGGACAAGTTGGCCACACTGTATATGGATAATATTGTACGACTTCATGGAGTACCAGTAAGCAtcctgtctgacagagacccaagaTTCGTCTCACGATTTTGGAAGAGCTTCCAAGGAGCCATGGGAACAAAAGTGACACTtagtacggcctatcatccacaaaccgatggccaaaccgagaggacCATTCAAactttggaagatatgctgcgaGCCTGCGCTCTAGAATTCAGTAGCAATTGGAGCAATCACCTACCATTAatcgagtttgcttataataacagctatcacagcagtattgggatggctccatatgaagcccTGTATGGGAGGAAATGCCGATCACcattatattgggatgaagtgggagaaAAAGTAATAGCAGGACCCGAACTCATACAGACAACAATAGACAAGGTTACAGTAGTCCGAGAGAAactcaaggcagctcaagatcgacaaaagagttgggcagACCTGAAAAGAAGGCCAGTGGAATTCAATATTGGCGAGAAGGCCTACGTAAAAGTCTCgcctatgaaaggagtggtcCGATTCAGTAAAGCTAGGAAGCTGAACCCTCGTTATGTGGGACcctttgaaattttggaaaaagtgggCACGCTAGCATACAGATTGGCACTGCCACCAAACATGTCTAGaatacacaacgtgttccacgtgtCTCAACTACGGAAATACATCTCGGACCCAAGTCACGTGTTGGAAGCAGAACCACTCATGATCGAAAGTAACTTGGGAGAAGGGCTGAAATACGAAGAAGTTCCCATTAGAATTGTGGACACCAAGGATCAAGTACTAAGACGACGAATCATTCCTTACGTCAAGGTGCAATGGTCTAACCACACGGAAAGAGAAGCCACATGGGAGCTAGAAGAAAGGATGAGGGACCAATACCCGTACCTCTTCATAGACCAAGCcaacccaagtttcgaggacgaaacttcccataaggagggagggatgtaaaacccgggattttgtaatatcgtgatcatatcagtttaatatcaggttaataatttgatggtgtaatcttggatattaatatttaaatcattcagaatataagatttgttttaaggttatctaagttgtgtagataattttatcgtgtacagAATTATAAAGCTCGAGATtaagataatattatctattttaaacttgaaaatttggtaggaataaatttatctcaatctaaggaattaaagaaggaattttgaaaataagcagataaatgtctaagatttaggttgatattgagataccaggataaaagatcaaataagagataatagaattcgaaatctaacaatatatactaggaattttcgaaaattaggtggggaaggaagaaggagatttcgaatatctacctagatcaCGGATACATCATGATTCtagatttgattcacagttcaaacgcactatcacgatagcagccaactcctataaatagaagggccctagttttcgaaaaatcacacccaaattctctcaaaaatttcgaaaatctcctctagtctccataggaattttcgagcacagcgaagcgctgccgccgtcCAGCCGTGGAAGTAGGAATTTCGAGAATTCCTGTGCAAGCAACCCTAATTATTCACGtaatttttgcatcaagaatttaaggtaagtgggcaaattttaaagttttaaatttttgggttatgtgtttttcttttaaagaaaaaaaatgcggtcgaacaccgtctacgttttttaaatcttgttacgtttttgtgagacactgtgaggattccctgaaaatgggtggaattccaacatatggcccttaacagtgggatagaactgttttacggcctcgcccccttagaggattaaaacttagggactgacgtcagtaaaccatgaaaggtgaaaaattgcagtgttaaaaattatgaaaagcatgctgtaaatatatgttattttcgaaaatatgaaatttttatgtggtgttcgataattcccccatttactgagtattcccaaaatactcaccccttacaacctttcccagataaatccgaagagcaggtagaagaagaagaatcggaacaattttggggatggtgattagtagacatgattatttttttagaaattaaaattttagattagacGTTTCCgcgaatttattttatttcagttgtaaagacagttgtttttttttgaggagttatgaataataaactggttttcggtttatactatgctacgaggctggttgtttcaattgtgtgattgttaaacaacgccggtgtcaaatcccgagtttcggggcgtgacatcaGCTCTAATCGATAATTCTCAATGGAAAAAAAGAGTTAGTAAAAAGTTCGCTGGGAggtaaaaattaacaaaaagcTTGTTGTGTCGCCATAATTATGTGATAAATAGTGAGATTACCTATTTTATCCTCAACCATGCTTGTTTCATGTATCCAGTAGATTGTGAGCAGACAACTAAGAGACAGAATACACACACATAAAAGGGGGACAAAGAAAAATTATCTCCTCCTAATGTGGCTGAATGTATTGACATAAGAACTGAACTTGGAATACTGATTTTGCAGATAGCGAAGATCGTCAAACTCGCCACTACTCATGCTCTAATCATTTGACGAGTTGGTTTTGAACCAGAGTAAAAGGCAATAACGCTGATCGTTACATTAGCTACACCTCTATAGGCATCTCATTCTTTGGGCGTTCATGGTTTTGCTGGATCGACTATACGTACAGACTGGTGCAGTTGTGCTCAGATTTGAAGAAGACATGCAGTGACGAATAAAAATTAGTTGTGTATGTGAGAAGCACCTCATCTCTTTAGACCTATGAGATCATGTTGATACTCTCATTTTTTATGGGGGAGCAAAATGTTAGAACGATGACAGCTGAAAACAATATTACGTATTCAATTTGCCTATCAATCAGGATATCCCCACCTCCCCTCCCGGCTTTCAACAACCAAACTAGGTTTCATAGAATACCACCATTCATGTTGAAAAAGACATAACATTAGAAATACACAAGCTCTTTTACATTACACAAACACAAATTATGTAGCCTAAGCTTAAAATCCATAGAATATACACAAGCAACAGCCTATTTGATCAATGCTTATACGCAGTTATGTAGTACAGTCAGTGGAGATTACAACACATAGGCTATTGTTTCCTCGAGGAAAGTATGAATGCGCTGTAACTTACATGGTGTCTCTTCCCACTTTACCATTTGTTTGAGCGTTCACAATATATTGCAAGCTTTATGacccttcttcttctttttgttcTTTTGCTTTGGTGGCTGCAGGACGACTTTTATTGCTGCATCAAACACCGCCTTCACATTCTGCAGTAGTTGGTCGGATATTATGGAAAAATACAGGCAAAGATAAGAGATAAAAAAATCCTTGGGTGGACAAAAAAGGGGATTTTTTTCAAAGTAAAATTTCTCACCTGCTGTGTTTTAGCACTACATTCTATATAAGCAGTTGCTCCAATCAACTTCCTCAACTCCTCCCCCTTCAGAAGAAAAACAGAAATTGAGTTTCTGTAGGAAGTTAAACAACTCATCCTCAAAATGATGAGCAAGAGCCAAAGATGGTCTTGGTTTGAGTTAGGCACATATAACAAACAATGGAAAAGTGCCGTGTTAATCAAGATATTAATATACCTGTGCAGTCATGATGGGAACTGCTCCAGGGTGATCTACAAAGAACTGCTTATCCTCACGAAGATCTGGCAGGAAATGAAGATAGTAATTTGCACCAAGAGACCAAAATTATGCATCAATAACAAGAGGATCAAAAACATTAAAACACTTTGTTTTTTGGTTTATTATTTTAGAAGCCCACACATTGATATGACTAGATGCAATATCCATGGGAAATGTACAAATGGCACGTTATTCCAGGTGACTTGAAAAACTAATAAAATTGTGACACCGGCCAGATGATTACTAGAAAGCAGtaagattaaaataaaaataaaaattagaaaaaaagaGATATTCTCattttcttatccaaataatCCGGTAGATAATTTCCAAGACTCAACAGGGATAGCCACTTTTGCTGTCGATATTCTCATTAACATATAAGTTGCATGAGTTAAGTTGGATATTGACAGTAGCACAATCAATTTCGAACATCCTTTTATGATATTAAACAGACAAAAGCTTCTATGTCTAGCTGTTAATGCATTTTTTCTCCAAATGCCAAGGATGAGATTATGCATAAGCTGCCAATATCACTTTTTACCAAAATGAGATTATTGTTTTAACACCAGGAGCATGTAGTACAATAGCACAAATCTGATGACCAAAACAACCGGACACAAACACAAGGATGATAGTGAGATATGTTCACAATCACATTATGTGCAGCATGAAAATGAGGCATTTCagataatagcatcaatgtgATCCCTAAAATATTGTCAAGCAGAAACTTGTCGGGAACATTATGCAATAAATTGAGTGAGATAATTTAATGCATCAAAAGAGAGAGAGGGGAGGGAATCCTGACCAAGCTTTGTTCCAACAAGAATTATTGGAACTCCAGGAGCATAATGCCGCAATTCAGGTACCCACTGAACAGAAATAAAAACACATAAGAACCATAGGACAATGAGATAGTTCTAAAGCTCAGAGTTAGTGGGCAACATTTAGAtaagaaa
This window of the Primulina huaijiensis isolate GDHJ02 chromosome 3, ASM1229523v2, whole genome shotgun sequence genome carries:
- the LOC140973674 gene encoding rac-like GTP-binding protein 5 — its product is MSASRFIKCVTVGDGAVGKTCLLISYTSNTFPTDYVPTVFDNFSANVVVDGSTVNLGLWDTAGQEDYNRLRPLSYRGADVFILSFSLISKASFENISKKWVPELRHYAPGVPIILVGTKLDLREDKQFFVDHPGAVPIMTAQGEELRKLIGATAYIECSAKTQQNVKAVFDAAIKVVLQPPKQKNKKKKKGHKACNIL